The Sedimentibacter sp. zth1 DNA segment GGAAAATTAACTTCTTTTATTAAGTTTATGCAATTTGTAAATTCACCAACATCATAGCACATATGTGCATCACTACCAAAGATTATTTGTACATTATGTTCTTTACAACGTTCAAGCAATTCAATATAATTTTCTCTTGCATTTTCTCTAAAGCTTGTTGGATTTAATGATGAGTTATTAACTTCCAAAAATATATTGTTTTCTTTAGCAGCAAGAACAAGCTTTTCATAGTCTATAGGAAATTTTCCATCATCAGGATGACCTATAATTTTAACCTTTTCATGTTTCATTGCTCCAATAAGAGCATTAGTATTTTCTTCTTTAGTCCCAGGTTTTATACATGGACCGTGTAAACTTGCTATCATATAATCTAGCTGTTTTGAAATTTCCACGTTAACATCTGTGTTTCCTTTAAAATCAATAATATTTGCTTCTATTCCCTTTAATATTTTAACTCCCATAATTTCATCTCGTATAACTCTTAAATTATGAAAATAGAATTCATGTGCAGTTCCAGGCATATTGACTGCATGTTCTGAAAGGCCATATATTTTTAATCCTTTATTTTTTGCTTCCTGAATATTTTCCATAAGTGTACTATAAGCATGCCCACTTGCAAGTGTGTGTGTGTGTAAATCTATTAATGGTTTCATGTAATCTCCTATATTTATACTATTTGAAATTTCAATTTAAAAATAACTACTCTATACTATCATTAAATAATTAAATTATCAATAAAAGTTTTAATCTTATTGAAAACAAAAAAATGTATTGAAATTATTTCAAATCCAATACATTTTTTATTGATTTACTTAATTTTGATTTTTATAGGAGTTTTTAATTCAGTATGTTTTGTGATATCATTTGCATCATCTAGGAAAAATACTGTTTTATAAGGGTAATCGGTTAGCCTAATTTCTATAATCTCATGATATTCTGGAATATCAATAATATCTTGTTTTGTACGATACCTATAAGTCTTATGATAACATCTTATCTCGTTGATGTAATATCCTTTATCTACTTCGTCATAGTAAATTCCACCTAATGATACAAAATGATTTTTACCAAAATATGAACCTTCAAAAGCTAACACCCAATCTTTCCCTTCTTTAAAAGCTTCAATCAGTTTATATGGCTGATTCTCAAAATTATTTTTTTCTATGTCTTCTAAATATATTTTCACTTTTTCTTTGCTATTTTCAACCCACTCAGCTTGTGTTATATTTAAAGTTAAATGTTCATTATTAAAAAAGTAAGGACTTTCCAGATAATACATATCCATAGTTTTAGAGTTTACAGCACTTGCTATAGTTCCATTTTGGCGATAATCAAATCTTTCTCCGTTTTCATTCAATACATACATAGTTAATCCCTTTAACCATGCAGTATTTTTAATATCATCCTTAAATTTAAGTTTCATATTAGACGGACTTATTTTAATATATTCTAATATCAGCTTTTGATTATCAATATAGAATGTTTTATTTAGACTAATATATTCACTTTTTGCTACTAAATCAGGATTTAATTTTATATCAAACTTAAAATTTGCTATATAATCTTTTTCCTCATTTTTAGAAATTATTATATTATTATTTACCTCATTTTCTTGATTTGAATTAAATACGTCCAAAGAAAAAATAAATCCTTCTGAAAAGTTATTCATAAAAAAAGATATTCTCTTATCAATATTTGAATTCGCTACTCTTAAGTTGCTTTTTCGGATAAATTCATTTCTATTGAAACATGTGTTAAATTCATTTCCATCAAGTGATTTAATTTCAGATGTTTCGTATAAATTTTTATAAGTTTCTGATTCTAATGTATAAAAAATATTGATTTCATCCTCATCAACTATTGCATATTTAACCGTCGCTGTAATTCCGTTAATAGTTTGAGACTGATTAATTTTTTGTACATAGTCATTCTCAAATGCTTTTTCTAAAGATGGTGATATTTTTACAGCACTTGCTAAATCCCGTAAAATAGGTAATTCTGCGCATGCATATGCAAATTCTGGTACAAAATTCACAAAGCAAGTAAAAATCGCTAAAATCATTAACAAGGAACTTATAGGTATGCATAAACAATTTCTTATTCTTCTTTTGAATACTTTTTTCTTAAATCTTTTTTCTACATTTTCAAGCCCATTTGGTACAACAGCATTAAGTTCATCTTTTAAATTATTCAATTCTTCAATCCTATTCATTACTTTCCTCCTCAATCAAATCAATTCTTAAAAATTTTAGTGCCTTTCGTTGTTTAGTAACAACTGTTCCCTGCGGTATATTTAGAGTCTGAGCTGTTTCATGCAAAGTAAAACCTATAAAATATCTTAAGATGATAATACTTTTTAAGTCATACGGTAATTTATTTACTGCTTCTTTAAGTGGCAATGAATCATAATTAAAATCTTCAATATTTTCATTTGCTGTAAATTCTATATTTTCATCTAATTTAATTCGTTTTTGCCTTTTAAATTCCTGTTTGCATTCATTTATTAAAATTCGTATAACCCATGTATTAAAATATTCAGGATGATTTAAAGTTTTTAATGATTTATAAGCTTTAAATATGCTTTCATCAACTATTTCCATGGAATCTTGTTCGTTACCGAGATATAAAAAGGCAGTATTGTACAGTTGCTTTTTTATAACAGTAATTCGTTCTGTAAACTCTTTTTTATTCATTTATAGCCCCTTTCTTTATCTATCTAATTATTAGATGAATTAGTAGCGTGTTTTGATTTAAAAAATTAAAAAATCTTACAAATATTTATATTTTTGTAAGATTTGTTGTTTTTGGCTAAACAATGTATTTCTTTTATCTTATATTTTAAATTAGATTATGTAAATCTTAATGATGGCTAATATAACCAAATGTAATGGATAGAAAATATAAAATGCCCATTTATTAAATTTATTA contains these protein-coding regions:
- a CDS encoding phosphatase; amino-acid sequence: MKPLIDLHTHTLASGHAYSTLMENIQEAKNKGLKIYGLSEHAVNMPGTAHEFYFHNLRVIRDEIMGVKILKGIEANIIDFKGNTDVNVEISKQLDYMIASLHGPCIKPGTKEENTNALIGAMKHEKVKIIGHPDDGKFPIDYEKLVLAAKENNIFLEVNNSSLNPTSFRENARENYIELLERCKEHNVQIIFGSDAHMCYDVGEFTNCINLIKEVNFPKELIINYYPDKLDFNR
- a CDS encoding DUF4179 domain-containing protein gives rise to the protein MNRIEELNNLKDELNAVVPNGLENVEKRFKKKVFKRRIRNCLCIPISSLLMILAIFTCFVNFVPEFAYACAELPILRDLASAVKISPSLEKAFENDYVQKINQSQTINGITATVKYAIVDEDEINIFYTLESETYKNLYETSEIKSLDGNEFNTCFNRNEFIRKSNLRVANSNIDKRISFFMNNFSEGFIFSLDVFNSNQENEVNNNIIISKNEEKDYIANFKFDIKLNPDLVAKSEYISLNKTFYIDNQKLILEYIKISPSNMKLKFKDDIKNTAWLKGLTMYVLNENGERFDYRQNGTIASAVNSKTMDMYYLESPYFFNNEHLTLNITQAEWVENSKEKVKIYLEDIEKNNFENQPYKLIEAFKEGKDWVLAFEGSYFGKNHFVSLGGIYYDEVDKGYYINEIRCYHKTYRYRTKQDIIDIPEYHEIIEIRLTDYPYKTVFFLDDANDITKHTELKTPIKIKIK
- a CDS encoding sigma-70 family RNA polymerase sigma factor; this encodes MNKKEFTERITVIKKQLYNTAFLYLGNEQDSMEIVDESIFKAYKSLKTLNHPEYFNTWVIRILINECKQEFKRQKRIKLDENIEFTANENIEDFNYDSLPLKEAVNKLPYDLKSIIILRYFIGFTLHETAQTLNIPQGTVVTKQRKALKFLRIDLIEEESNE